The Aphelocoma coerulescens isolate FSJ_1873_10779 chromosome 2, UR_Acoe_1.0, whole genome shotgun sequence genome contains a region encoding:
- the FBXO43 gene encoding F-box only protein 43 — protein sequence MSDSKPARFNILKRNRLTPSSSNFKYSNFKETCCTSAFLDSRSNESVKDPDAECEEAPSVRSVSLLQEHSEHIHPNAFFPRSPSIEKELNSISLSEEREANRSADFFETPKSSRKGSSLRRRLLLPKAVEAGTTVGSCQRQPNSSGSIRKKIFSCVLSSEEKLSQTAANSPKDKSYKPLTTSTSEPEDSNPDSPKRRLSFSQQRTSTLDESQCKDPVLLESENLSPIPCKGVTVSNANKFNENVLMSVNDGVLRTPTYNVLPEASEGKFMTGITSPVENLNFGLCDINSPSVKAANYPDLSTPEDSGYNSLPLDKSGDSLSDYEGSFQELFQKHKEESKTLDSKRKTRKLERVRRLSTLRELGSQSETEDNHGSPTSMHILTKERNFVSEDHELVLKEHPSGDLVVSHGDLSRTPALKIVHEICLQRQRLYQKQISENTDGTEIFTLDHVLPGLIGKKMGLEKLDILTELKDRNLKHVLAIVLDALTVESLCSIWKVSKSWREIIVQDRSADKRRKLYTKQLKEAAREYLLKAEDAATRLNILNRSALRPVQAQARTPILQTPPSYTALTPRRCSSVPHSASRQEEYMKVAKTLFTDEALKPCPRCQYPAKYQLVKKRGLCSREACAFEFCILCLHAFHGSKECNSLSAKRKNKKDAPPGSAQSKRNLKRL from the exons ATGTCAGACAGTAAGCCAGCAAGGTTCAATATTCTTAAAAGAAATAGATTAACACCTTCCAGCAGCAATTTTAAATACtcaaattttaaagaaacatgtTGCACTTCAGCATTTCTGGACAGCAGAAGCAACGAGTCAGTAAAAGATCCTGATGCAGAATGTGAAGAAGCACCAAGTGTAAGAAGTGTATCATTGCTACAAGAGCATTCTGAGCACATTCATCCAAATGCCTTCTTTCCCAGGTCACCATCTATTGAAAAAGAATTGAATTCTATCTCCTTatcagaagaaagagaagcaaaTAGAAGTGCAGATTTCTTTGAAACTCCTAAATCAAGTAGAAAAGGCTCCTCACTACGCAGGAGGCTGCTTCTACCCAAGGCTGTTGAAGCTGGCACAACTGTAGGATCCTGTCAAAGACAACCTAATTCTTCAGGaagcatcaggaaaaaaatattctcttgTGTTTTGAGCTCTGAAGAAAAGCTTTCACAAACTGCTGCAAATTCGCCAAAAGATAAAAGTTACAAACCTCTGACAACTAGCACTTCAGAACCTGAGGACTCTAATCCTGATTCTCCAAAACGGAGGCTTTCCTTCTCACAACAAAGGACTTCTACGCTAGATGAGTCCCAGTGTAAGGACCCCGTATTGTTAGAATCAGAAAATTTATCTCCAATTCCGTGTAAGGGTGTCACTGTTAGTAACGCTAACAAATTCAATGAAAATGTTCTTATGAGTGTTAATGATGGGGTGCTTAGGACTCCTACTTACAATGTGTTACCTGAGGCCAGTGAGGGTAAATTCATGACTGGTATCACCAGTCCTGTAGAGAACTTGAACTTTGGACTATGTGATATAAACTCTCCCTCTGTTAAGGCAGCAAATTACCCAGATCTTTCTACACCTGAGGATAGCGGATATAATTCACTTCCTTTGGACAAGTCAGGAGACTCATTGTCTGATTACGAGGGATCTTTCCAAGAGCTCTTCCAAAAGCACAAAGAAGAATCCAAAACTTTAGACAGTaaaagaaagacaagaaaactTGAACGAGTCAGAAGGTTATCCACTCTTCGGGAACTAGGCTCTCAGTCAGAGACGGAAGATAATCATGGCAGTCCTACTTCAATGCATATattaacaaaagaaagaaactttGTCAGTGAAGATCATGAGTTGGTTCTAAAAGAACACCCTAGTGGAGACCTGGTTGTAAGTCATGGAGATCTCTCAAGAACTCCAGCTCTGAAAATAGTTCATGAAATTTGCTTGCAAAGACAAAGATTGTACCAAAAGCAAATCTCAGAGAATACTGAtggaacagaaatatttacatTAGATCATGTTCTTCCTGGACTTATTGGCAAGAAAATGGGCCTTGAAAAATTAGATattttaacagaattaaaagataGAAATTTAAAACATGTTCTTGCTATAGTTTTAGATGCTTTGACAGTGGAAAGTCTATGCAG CATTTGGAAAGTAAGCAAAAGCTGGCGTGAAATCATTGTACAAGACAGAAGTGCAGATAAGAGGAGAAAGTTGTACACGAAACAGCTGAAAGAAGCAGCTCGG GAATATTTATTGAAGGCTGAAGATGCTGCTACAAGACTTAATATTCTCAATAGATCTGCTCTAAGGCCTGTTCAGGCTCAAGCCAGAACTCCTATTTTACAGACACCACCTTCATACACTGCACTTACACCTAGGAGATGCAGTTCTGTTCCCCACTCAGCTAGTAGGCAGGAAGAATACATGAAA GTTGCTAAAACTCTGTTCACAGATGAAGCTCTAAAACCCTGTCCAAGATGTCAATATCCTGCTAAATATCAACTGGTAAAGAAAAGGGGGCTATGTAGCAGAGAAGCATGTGCATTTGAGTTCTGTATTTTATGTCTGCATGCATTCCATGGGTCAAAAGAGTGCAATAGTTTATCTGCAAAACGGAAGAATAAAAAAGATGCTCCACCAGGAAGTGcccaaagcaaaagaaatttaaaaagacTCTAA